The genomic region TACATCTGTCGAGGCCCCCGGGTTAACAGAGTCCGGCCTAGGTTCGGTGACGAGGCAAGCTTTGCAAGACGCCCAAGAGCGTATGCTCGTTACAGTTCCAGTAAGCACAGCTGCCGCAGTTGGCACAGCAGCATCACTGAAGGTCGCCGCAACGGCAATTGCAAAAAAAATCGCTGCCAAGCTGGCCATCAAGGCAGCTGCAAAGACTGGTGGAAAATGGGCGGTGGCAGTAACCGGAGCTGGTACGGGGGCTGCAATTTGCTCTCCGACAGGACCTGGTGCAGGATTCTGCGCGGCACTTGGTGGCGTCGGCGCATGGTTCTTGGCAGACAGCGCAATTGTGAGAATTGACGAGTACTGGACCCGAGACGAGTTTGAAGCAGATCTTCGCAAGATGATTGACGACCAGAAGTCAGCGCATAGAGCGGCATTGGAAGGAGCACTGACGGCCCGCGCTGTCGCAGTTCACAAATTGACCAGCGAGATCGTACAGCAGCACGACTTCACGCTGCGGCAGCTTTCGGGGATCGGAAATGCAGAAATGTGCGAAATCGCTGCAGACTTGGCAGCAAGGTATGAACTGATGCGCGTGAATCTGAGCGCACGCACGCCAGGCAAGTTGGCATCGATCCAGTCTGCTGTTTCCGCGAACTCCGAAAGCCTAACGCTTGGGCCAATAGTGCGCGAGATAGAGAAAAATCTTGAGGGCGCGGCGCTTGTTACTGTCTCTGCAGCCCGCATCGAAGGCAACTTTCCGCTGGACTTTCGCTCAGACGGGGACATTTCCGGCACTCTCTTTGTTGGTGTGGCAGCAATAGACTTCGCCAATCAGCAGGCATTGGAGTTAGTTGGATTCAAAGTGAATATGGAACCCAGCACACAAGTTTCAAAAGACAGTCCGCTGAGTATTTCCTTCAAGATAAAGCAACACGGAAGTATATGGAATCTATGGAGTGATCAATTCTTCGGCGGCGCTGTTGTCGTGCAGATATTGGATGCCATCGGAACATCGGGTGGCCTGGAACACGAAATCACACTTCCTTTGCCGATCGAACACGATCAAGGCGCTGAGAGTATCGAGGACGTAGAAGCAGTTCGGCGCGAACAGGCGGGCCAAACAACGGTCGATCTTACGCTACGGTTCAGGGCCGAACCCTTGGCCGAACTACAAAAGTTGCGGGGTTGCCAGTAGACACGATCTTCAGGTTTGCCACTCTTCCTCAGTCAACTACGATTTCGCGCTTTTGACTATTGGTAACTGGCTCCCATGGACTCCGTCACATGGACCGGTGAGCCAACTTGTACTTCTGTCCCCGCCGATCAACGATACGCGCCGTCACGAGGCGCATGCTGGCATTGAGTGGAACCCATGCTGCCGCGGTTCCGTTCAACTCCAGCTCTGAAGCGACGGCAGCGAACAGCTTCGACCCGTAAGGGTATCTTGGGGTTCCGTGGAGCAACGACTTCGGCATCAGTTTCGCAACTATCCTTTCGATGGCCGAGTTCGCCAGGAGATCCTCTTCGCCATCCCGCTGTGCCTTTCGGATGTCCTCGACAAGTTTGGCCAAAAGGATGCTCTCGCCGACGATATTAAACAGTGTAACCCCAAGTGTTGGAAAGCTGAGCACGTTCATCTTTACGACGCTTATGAGCTGGTCCGCTCCCAGCCTCGTGGCATTGACGTCATAGTGCGGACGATTGCAGACTGAACTGAGCTATCCATGCGGCAGTCCATTAAGTTGGTGTGTGAGCGTGCAGCCCTAAGGTCTGCCGCCAACACTCAAACTCCAGTTTATCGGATGCGGCACATCTTCAGCAAGCTGCCGCGTCGTAGGGGTAAGCGTCGCGTCTGACGGCTAGCTGTATCCCGCATGACGGCGGGCGCAATTGTGCACCCGACGGGCGCTTGCCACTACCGGTCATTGAAAAACCGGTGCCGCTTCTTCGATGCCAACGAGGATCCGGTTCCACACGCGGTCAACCAGAGCCTTTCCATTGGAAATGTCGAAGCTCGCAGTTTCCAACACCGTCTCCTGACCCGTCACCCGGAACCGCGCGCGGATCCCTTCCTCGTCGCCAAGAGCCGCATGGTGCGGATAGAGCAGCGTCAAGCGTGGTGCCTTGTAGATGTGCGCATAAGCCATCATCTGGTAGACATCTGCCTGGGAAACGCCCTGTTTCGGATCGTCGATCCGGGCGGAAATCCTCTTCCATTTCGTATCGATCACATGGACAACCTGACCAGCGCGCCAGATCAGAATGTCGGGTTTGGTCTGGAACACTTCCCGTTCGTCATCAAGCGATGTCAGGCAGAATAGGCGGCCACCCTGCAGTGTCACGCGGAATTCGGACCCTGCCACCGCCCTTGAGACGAGACGGCCGATATATTCCTCGAACAGGGCATTCATCTCGAACAGCAACGCCGATCCCTGCCCCGATCCGGCGCTGGTCGTTTGGTATCGGTTGCGCAGGAACAGCTGCGCCATTCCGAACAGTTCCTGCCAAGAGCGATTGGTGCGATCGATGACGACATCTACCCAACGCAGCGCCGGGATCGAAACCTCTGCGACATCGGCATAGACGA from Tabrizicola piscis harbors:
- a CDS encoding McrC family protein; translation: MQPYFLQEWKSLPYGEGPGCIPEPLAGRLASFANASIFAGRGGGGVLEHRRHDLRARGVIGVMAVPGCTLEILPKIDVGEKEGSRQETREIRKRLVHMLAVALDLKIETGRMTELDWQRETLLEILIRIFCDKLTEAVRRGMPRRYSRHEGDLPTLRGSLDIPRQFTRHIANPGRLACRFDELSEDISLNRIMKATIGHLARMSRNATNVQRLRELAFVYADVAEVSIPALRWVDVVIDRTNRSWQELFGMAQLFLRNRYQTTSAGSGQGSALLFEMNALFEEYIGRLVSRAVAGSEFRVTLQGGRLFCLTSLDDEREVFQTKPDILIWRAGQVVHVIDTKWKRISARIDDPKQGVSQADVYQMMAYAHIYKAPRLTLLYPHHAALGDEEGIRARFRVTGQETVLETASFDISNGKALVDRVWNRILVGIEEAAPVFQ